The Pseudanabaena sp. BC1403 genome contains a region encoding:
- a CDS encoding DUF4347 domain-containing protein: MLKSTWGKYWATTAIAIALSPALLLTTPVNAQSIPITAAQDGTGTIILPNGQRFDITGGTQAGSNLFHSFQQFGLSQGQIANFLSQPNIQNILGRVVGGDPSVINGLIQLTGGNSNLYIMNPAGVIFGSNASLNVPASFTATTANGIQVGNGWFGMNTSASDLQKLNGTPNALAFTSPTSPLTQGQTSGVILNQGSLNVPQGKSISLVGGIVINTGAIATPNGTINIVAVPDGKYVRITPEGGVLSFDLPIATQQELGSTKPIAGIDLPKLLTGSGITAPTKAGEAIATGNLTAANINILANRYNTTQASLNATNIQQGWNFVFIDSTVKDYQTLLDGTNGGSSVTVINPDQYGIQKVTETLASVTGANNLHIVSEGDVGNFWLGKDFVSTENIARYANDLQAWKTALSPAANILLYACNLASGENGAALVQAVKNYTGHDVAASTNRTGAVALGGDWNLEYQTGKNPATVIFNNAATNAYQNVLAIFTVTSGGDVALDVNSLRGRIAAANAAVGADEIRFDPSLNGIAIVLTNGEIAITQALTISGNGSTNTIIDGNANSRIFNVTAAVPVTFDGVTIRNGRASNGGGIFSSGAVTLTNSTVSGNTASDAGGGIWGSGDVTLTNSTVSGNTATNSGGGIFGNGDVTLTNSTVSGNTATASGIGGGIYGNGSVVLNNSVISGNTANNAGGIFGNGTITLINSTVSGNTANDSGGGIFGNGNVELTNSTVSGNTAIFGIGGGGIYGYGAVTLTNSTVSGNTANNGGGILGNGAVTLTNSTVSGNTATNNGGGINSYAVTLTNSTVSGNTANFNGGGIFGNNGGTITNSTITNNTADANNNGTGDGGGIFRNSGTFTITNSIVAGNFDRGLEAPDLGSNVAGVGFTNGGNNLIGANDGFAATFANSSLIGTIANPINPQLAPLGNYGGTTLTHALLPNSLAIDAGNNAGVAATDQRGATRIFGGTVDIGAFESQGFSLTPLANTTPQSTDVNTSFAQLLGVQVTENFVNSPIFAPNILITFTPPSSGASGAFAGSADVLTSNLGTAQAPAFTANGVAGSYTVAATATGFAPASFSLTNTPTPTPTPTPTPTPTPTPTPTPTPTPTPTPIPTPTPTPTPISNQVTNGFGGVFPSREDLEGRSPRLDEQDPELSFTQVLCLDPSLANAQTTSIPTCKGK; encoded by the coding sequence ATGCTGAAGTCAACTTGGGGAAAGTATTGGGCAACAACTGCGATCGCGATCGCCTTATCTCCAGCATTATTACTGACAACACCAGTCAATGCCCAATCAATACCGATCACTGCCGCGCAAGATGGGACTGGCACAATCATATTGCCAAATGGACAAAGATTTGACATTACAGGCGGAACCCAAGCAGGCTCAAATTTATTTCATAGCTTTCAGCAATTTGGCTTAAGTCAAGGACAAATCGCCAACTTTCTCAGTCAACCCAACATTCAAAATATTCTTGGTCGCGTTGTTGGAGGAGATCCTTCTGTAATCAATGGACTTATTCAACTGACAGGCGGCAATTCCAATCTCTACATCATGAACCCCGCAGGTGTGATTTTTGGGTCAAATGCGAGTTTAAATGTGCCAGCTTCTTTTACAGCTACGACTGCTAATGGAATTCAGGTTGGTAATGGTTGGTTTGGCATGAATACCAGTGCAAGTGATCTCCAAAAGCTTAATGGAACTCCCAATGCTTTAGCTTTTACTAGTCCGACATCGCCACTGACTCAAGGACAAACTTCTGGAGTAATTCTCAATCAAGGCAGTCTCAATGTTCCTCAAGGGAAAAGTATTTCGCTTGTTGGTGGCATTGTCATTAATACGGGGGCGATCGCTACACCTAATGGCACGATCAATATCGTGGCAGTACCCGATGGTAAATATGTGCGGATTACTCCTGAAGGTGGTGTTCTCAGCTTTGATCTACCGATCGCTACTCAGCAAGAATTGGGCAGTACCAAACCGATCGCAGGGATTGATTTGCCAAAATTACTGACTGGGTCAGGGATTACTGCACCGACCAAAGCAGGAGAGGCGATCGCTACGGGTAATCTCACGGCCGCCAATATCAATATCCTTGCCAATCGTTACAACACCACTCAAGCTTCTTTGAATGCGACTAATATCCAACAGGGTTGGAATTTTGTATTCATCGACAGCACGGTTAAGGATTATCAAACTTTGCTGGATGGTACTAATGGCGGAAGTAGTGTGACGGTGATTAATCCTGATCAGTATGGCATTCAGAAAGTGACTGAAACCTTGGCGAGTGTGACGGGTGCAAATAATTTGCATATTGTTTCTGAAGGAGATGTTGGTAATTTCTGGCTAGGCAAAGATTTTGTTAGTACTGAGAATATTGCTAGATATGCTAACGATCTTCAGGCTTGGAAGACGGCTCTATCTCCTGCGGCAAATATTCTGCTCTATGCCTGTAATTTGGCAAGTGGCGAGAATGGGGCGGCGCTAGTTCAAGCGGTGAAGAACTATACGGGGCATGATGTGGCGGCTTCGACGAATCGCACGGGGGCGGTGGCGCTGGGTGGTGATTGGAATCTGGAATACCAAACTGGGAAGAACCCCGCGACTGTGATTTTCAATAATGCGGCGACGAATGCTTATCAGAATGTTCTAGCGATTTTTACGGTGACGAGTGGCGGTGATGTTGCGTTAGATGTAAATTCTTTGAGAGGAAGAATTGCGGCGGCTAATGCTGCCGTAGGTGCTGATGAGATTCGATTTGACCCAAGTCTCAATGGTATAGCGATCGTACTTACGAATGGAGAGATTGCAATTACCCAAGCTCTTACGATTAGTGGCAATGGCAGCACCAATACAATTATTGATGGCAATGCCAATAGTCGGATTTTTAATGTTACGGCTGCTGTGCCTGTCACCTTTGATGGTGTCACGATTAGAAATGGCAGGGCAAGTAATGGTGGTGGGATTTTTAGCAGTGGAGCCGTGACTCTCACCAATAGCACTGTGTCGGGTAATACGGCTAGTGATGCTGGTGGTGGGATTTGGGGCAGTGGAGACGTGACTCTCACCAATAGCACTGTGTCGGGTAATACGGCGACAAATTCTGGTGGTGGGATTTTTGGCAATGGAGACGTGACGCTCACCAATAGCACTGTGTCGGGTAATACGGCTACTGCTAGTGGTATTGGTGGTGGGATTTATGGCAATGGATCAGTGGTCTTGAATAATAGTGTTATATCAGGTAATACGGCGAATAATGCTGGTGGGATTTTTGGCAATGGAACCATTACCCTCATCAATAGCACTGTGTCGGGTAATACGGCTAATGATAGTGGCGGTGGGATTTTTGGCAATGGAAACGTGGAGCTCACCAATAGCACTGTGTCGGGTAATACGGCTATTTTTGGTATTGGTGGTGGTGGGATTTATGGCTATGGAGCCGTGACCCTCACCAATAGCACTGTCTCTGGTAATACGGCGAATAATGGTGGTGGGATTTTGGGCAATGGAGCCGTGACCCTCACCAATAGCACTGTGTCGGGTAATACGGCTACTAATAATGGTGGGGGGATTAATAGCTATGCCGTGACTCTCACCAATAGCACTGTGTCGGGTAATACGGCGAATTTTAATGGTGGGGGGATTTTTGGCAATAACGGAGGCACGATCACCAATAGCACCATTACCAACAACACTGCCGATGCCAATAACAATGGCACAGGTGATGGTGGGGGGATTTTTCGTAATAGCGGCACATTCACGATCACAAACTCGATTGTTGCAGGTAACTTTGACCGAGGATTGGAAGCTCCTGACTTGGGTAGTAATGTCGCAGGAGTAGGTTTTACTAATGGCGGCAATAATTTAATCGGTGCAAATGATGGCTTCGCCGCAACATTTGCCAATAGCTCCCTCATCGGCACGATCGCAAATCCCATCAATCCGCAACTTGCACCCCTTGGCAACTATGGCGGCACAACTCTAACTCATGCTCTCTTACCCAATAGCCTTGCCATAGATGCAGGGAATAACGCAGGTGTCGCTGCCACCGACCAACGGGGCGCAACCCGCATTTTTGGTGGCACTGTCGATATCGGTGCATTTGAATCTCAAGGCTTTAGCCTTACACCTCTAGCCAACACCACACCACAGAGTACAGATGTCAACACCAGTTTTGCTCAGCTTCTAGGCGTACAAGTAACTGAAAACTTCGTAAACAGCCCTATTTTTGCCCCCAATATTCTCATCACCTTTACTCCACCATCTAGCGGAGCCAGTGGTGCTTTTGCGGGTAGTGCGGACGTACTAACCAGTAATCTCGGTACTGCCCAAGCTCCTGCATTTACCGCCAATGGAGTTGCAGGCAGTTACACAGTGGCAGCGACAGCAACTGGATTTGCTCCCGCATCATTTTCACTGACCAATACGCCCACACCTACACCCACACCTACACCTACACCCACACCTACACCAACACCAACACCTACACCTACACCTACACCTACACCCACGCCTATACCCACACCCACACCCACACCTACACCCATATCTAATCAAGTTACCAATGGATTTGGTGGTGTATTTCCAAGCCGTGAGGATTTAGAAGGACGTTCTCCCAGATTAGACGAGCAAGATCCAGAACTAAGTTTCACACAGGTTCTCTGCCTTGATCCTTCCCTCGCCAATGCTCAGACTACTTCCATCCCTACTTGCAAGGGTAAATAG
- a CDS encoding Rpn family recombination-promoting nuclease/putative transposase: protein MRFISPKTDFAFKKIFGSEQSHDVLISFLNAMLYNGDRRISQLEILNPYLSPRIRGVKDTYLDVKAKLDNGTSVIIEMQVLNIEGFEKRILYNAAKAYSIQLGIGQSYSLLNPVIALTITDFVMFSEINQLTSRFILKEKDFLIDYPIYDLELVFVELPKFDKAIADLETLADKWLYFLKHALDLDVVPESMNSVPEIRQAFEFAREGNLSAEELDELQHQEFFIQDQHNAIVKALKQGKTEATIEMATKLLDMLDDEAISRATGLSLAKIVELRSRRSQDQ, encoded by the coding sequence ATGAGATTTATTAGTCCAAAAACTGATTTTGCGTTCAAGAAAATCTTCGGCTCTGAACAAAGTCATGATGTCTTGATCAGTTTTTTGAATGCGATGCTTTACAACGGCGATCGCAGGATCTCGCAATTAGAAATTCTCAATCCTTACTTATCTCCACGTATTCGAGGTGTTAAGGATACCTATCTTGATGTCAAAGCTAAGCTCGATAACGGTACAAGCGTAATTATCGAGATGCAAGTATTGAATATCGAAGGATTTGAGAAGCGGATTCTCTACAATGCGGCCAAAGCTTATTCCATTCAACTTGGTATTGGGCAATCCTATTCACTACTCAATCCTGTGATTGCGCTGACTATTACTGATTTTGTGATGTTTTCCGAAATAAATCAATTGACTTCTCGGTTTATTTTAAAAGAGAAAGACTTTTTGATTGATTATCCCATTTATGATCTTGAGTTAGTGTTTGTCGAGTTACCAAAGTTTGATAAAGCGATCGCGGATCTAGAAACCTTGGCAGACAAGTGGCTATATTTTCTCAAACATGCCTTAGATTTAGATGTTGTGCCAGAGAGTATGAATTCAGTACCAGAAATTAGGCAAGCCTTTGAGTTTGCCAGAGAAGGAAATCTTTCGGCTGAAGAATTAGATGAGTTACAACATCAGGAGTTCTTTATTCAAGATCAACATAATGCGATCGTTAAGGCTCTGAAGCAAGGCAAGACAGAGGCAACGATAGAAATGGCTACAAAATTGCTGGATATGCTGGATGATGAGGCTATTAGTCGGGCGACTGGGCTTAGCTTGGCAAAAATTGTAGAATTGAGAAGTAGGCGATCGCAAGATCAATAA